One part of the Capra hircus breed San Clemente chromosome 4, ASM170441v1, whole genome shotgun sequence genome encodes these proteins:
- the NEUROD6 gene encoding neurogenic differentiation factor 6: MLTLPFDESVVMPESQMCRKFSRECEDQKQIKKPESFSKQIVLRGKSIKRAPGEETEKEEEEEDREEEDENGLPRRRGLRKKKTTKLRLERVKFRRQEANARERNRMHGLNDALDNLRKVVPCYSKTQKLSKIETLRLAKNYIWALSEILRIGKRPDLLTFVQNLCKGLSQPTTNLVAGCLQLNARSFLVGQGGEAAHHTRSPYSTFYPPYHSPELTTPPGHGTLDNSKSMKPYNYCSAYESFYESTSPECASPQFEGPLSPPPINYNGIFSLKQEETLDYGKNYNYGMHYCAVPPRGPLGQGAMFRLPTDSHFPYDLHLRSQSLTMQDELNAVFHN, from the coding sequence ATGTTAACACTACCGTTTGATGAGTCTGTTGTAATGCCAGAATCCCAGATGTGCAGAAAGTTTTCTAGAGAATGCGAGGACCAGAAGCAAATTAAGAAACCAGAAAGCTTTTCCAAACAGATTGTCCTTCGAGGAAAGAGCATCAAAagggcccctggagaagagactgagaaagaagaagaggaggaagacagGGAAGAGGAAGATGAAAACGGGTTGCCCAGAAGGAGGggtcttaggaaaaaaaagacgACCAAGCTCCGACTGGAGAGGGTCAAGTTCAGGAGACAGGAAGCTAACGCGCGGGAGAGGAACAGGATGCATGGCCTCAATGATGCCCTGGACAATTTGAGAAAAGTGGTTCCCTGCTATTCTAAAACCCAAAAACTGTCCAAAATAGAAACTTTACGACTGGCCAAAAACTACATCTGGGCACTTTCTGAAATTCTGAGAATCGGCAAGAGACCTGATCTGCTCACGTTCGTCCAAAACTTATGCAAAGGTCTTTCCCAGCCAACTACAAACTTGGTGGCAGGCTGCTTGCAGCTCAATGCCAGGAGTTTCCTGGTGGGTCAGGGCGGGGAGGCTGCACACCACACAAGGTCACCCTACTCTACCTTCTACCCACCCTACCACAGCCCTGAGCTCACCACTCCCCCAGGGCATGGAACTCTTGATAATTCCAAGTCCATGAAACCCTACAATTATTGCAGTGCGTATGAATCCTTCTATGAAAGCACTTCCCCTGAGTGTGCCAGCCCTCAGTTTGAAGGTCCCTTAAGTCCTCCCCCAATTAACTATAATGGGATATTTTCCCTGAAGCAAGAAGAAACCTTGGACTATGGCAAAAATTACAATTATGGCATGCATTACTGTGCAGTGCCACCCAGGGGTCCCCTTGGGCAGGGTGCCATGTTCAGGTTGCCCACCGACAGCCACTTCCCTTACGACTTACATCTGCGCAGCCAATCTCTCACCATGCAAGATGAATTAAATGCAGTTTTTCATAAttaa